The stretch of DNA TGTTTGGTAGGGGTGATGTAGCTCTGTAGGGGGCATCATTGGTAATAGGGTTCTCCAAGTGGGTATGGATCCCTGTGACGGAAGGGGTAACTGGGTCTGGGTGGGTCGTGCTTTATTGACTTGACATGCCCCACTTGTTCCATTTGGGCATGTTGCTCTGTTTTCTTTGGGGGGCCGTTTGAACTAGACCTTTTGAATTTGTATGTCCATTTTCTTTGCTAAGAGTTGGGTCTTTACCTGCTGGGGCTGCTTTCCTCTTTGTGCTTGTGTTGGGTTGTTCCCGCATGGGCTGTTCCCGGGTGGTTTGGCTTTTTAAGAGCGGGGTATTCTTCCTTGGACCGTGATTTGTGTTGGTAGGGCATTCAGAATTGACCTGTATGGGATTAGTCTTAGAGTTGTATCGAAATGTCTTAGTTTTAAGAAACTTACCGGAGCTTGCATCGAATATTTTTGACTTGGATACCCCTAATTGGGGTggaatctttttcattttttgccGGTGGCGTTGTAATCTGGCCTTGTGGTGGAGGGTGTCCCTGTTTCCTTCTTCTGGGAAGATAATTGTTTTCCATTCTTCTCCCTCATCGGCATTGACTCTTGAAGAGGAGCATTCAAGTTGGTCTTGGGTTGGAGGAGTGCACAGGTGATATACTTTCCCCTTCGTATATCACCGCTTATTTGTGATCCCCAATAGTGATGGATGTTTCTACTGGTGTGTCTAGTGGTACTTGTATACCAATCCGCACATGTCTTCCCCTTAATGTAGATGATGTGCACGTATCAAATTTGAGTAGTTTCCCTAGCTTCCTCCCAACCTTCTCAAGTATCTCTTTGTCGTAAAATTCTGTTGGTAATTGTGGCAACCGCACCCATATAGCAGTGAACGACAGTGTTGCCTCTTGTGGGACAAATTTTGGTTCCCACCTTCTGACTGAGAGAAAGTATTCTGACATGAACCATGGTCCTTGGTGTAATGCCTTTATCAGATTCTCCTCCTTTCCAAATTTGACTATAAAGAAATCCCATCATAAGTCAATTAAGATTAACTTGTTCGGAGGGGTTCCATAGGTCAACTAGTTTGGATTGAAGTAGATGATGTGGCATTCTTCTACCAAAGATTTTGATAATAACCGAGAAACGTCATGGTTCATATAAGCGGGTTTTATCATCTTGGGAGAGGATGATTGGGCCTAGATTTTCCTTGCTCTTTTCATCTTTTTCTGTTGTGCCAAGCTCATTTGTGTAGTATTCAGTTTGGGTTGTGTCTTTCTTGTCTAATAGTATCTAAGTTGTTCGGACACGGATGCGGGTGTCTGACACGGCTgtggatctagaggtcggatctttcgagatgtaaattctaagattcgggaatacagatcctagtacggatacggaTGCGGGGATCTggccaaaaataattcaaaaaatagaaatatagaaatatctctaaattatgagaaatttgtggaatacttacgtatagcttgtaaagtgtggattttttttttattctcaagttgtagataagtaaataATTGATTTTCtagataaggtatgctattttcttcaaatgcATCCTAGGTTTGGTTAtgatttcgggaatcaaattgtatctcgtctcaAATTTTTTCATTTGTCGTGGTCAAAGTACACAAAATTGTCTGACCAGATGCGGTACGGATCTCATACCCACACTCATACTAATGTCGTATCGATACGAGTGCGATACCTAAATTAtcgtgtcggagcaacttagaaTAGTATTTCCTTATAAGAATGTGTTGGGTTAACGTTTTCATCCATGGGGTTAATGTCCGGTGTTTCCGGAGGTATGTTGATTGGTTTGGTTGTATTCTCCGTTCTATGGGTAGTGAGACGTGAGAGTTTCTCACACAAAATAAGTTCTCCAGGTAAGCATTTGTGCTCATTAGTTTGCCATTATCTAAAGTTAGAATTGGTAGGTCAATAAACCAACAGTTTACGTCCAAGTCTCAAATAATTACTTTTTTAGGCACGTTAAGCTAAGCTATGCACGCAAACCGTCATTACTCCAAcataaattgttaaaaatattatcctATATTAGATTAACACTTTCTTTATTCCTAAAGGTTCCTCCTTTTCTGGAAATTTATCCTATTAGATTCCTAATATCTTCTCAATGGACAACGCTTGGCCAGAAATTCAAAAGGCCATGTTCATATCAAATTGTAAATAGACATATTTTTTTCTCAACTTCTCCAAAAATTCGTTAAGATCACAACCTTATTAAATGTCAGGTTTGTTTGTTGGAATTCTGTGTATTGCAAAAAGGGGTTTTCAGTTCCGATCATTCGATTCACTTTCCCATTCTGCTTCTTCCCAGGTATGTGTACTCAGATCTTGTGAAATTTTTTCATGTGAATTTAGTTAAAagaataaatttatatatttcTTATTTTTGCATTTGAATGAACAGAAAGAGCAAAGAATTAGTATAGGAAGCCATGGATACAAGGATGAGGAGCTAGGTGAAAAAGCTAGAGAAGCCAAGCAAAGATTGGATCACAAGCTAAGAAGGTAATTTCAGCTTGTCTGTGAATAATTTTTGTTCTTTTGCTTACCTTTAGTTTACTACGTAAATTTAGGTAAAAGTTTAAGAATTCTTGGTTAATTGCTATGCTAATCAAGTTACTGTATTAAGATGAGGAAGTGTATCTGTtcttttttgtttaaaaaaaaaatcttttctttTTGTGTGTTTCGTTCTGTAACTCATAGGGGGGACCCAGGATTTGATCGTGGCGGGTGCACTTTTGGATTCAACCAAAATATGCTTTGTATATAGGGTGTCACTGCTAATATATCACtattttctaaaaatatataCATGCATATATGGAATTTTTGCCGAACTTTACGGGTGCCGTGACCCCTCTTGGTATAGCATAGTTCCACCTCTGCTGTAACTCTTAAGACTCCAAAATCTAATTAGGAGAGCTTATTTTGCTTGTCTTCTAGAGATTTTTCCATACTACTGTATATTTTTTCTTTATGATTAACCATTTGGTATCTGAAACCAACTGGCTAGACTAATCTGAATGCGCGTCATATATGGTCCACTAAAAGGGGAACGATCTGTACTCAATGTTAACTTACAAGACTCCAAAGTCTAATTAGGAGAGCATATTTTGCTTGTAGTCTAGAGATTTCTCCATACTCTAATATAAAGAAAGAACCTTCTCACTTCTTCAAGATAAAGTAAAACTGAGCTTTTAGCTAAAATTATATATCCCTTATGTTTTGGGTAGGTAAAAAGGTGTCCTCCATATACAACCTTGGGCATCTTTTaacctttaactttccaaaaCATGAGTGGATTTAGTTCGAGTAATGAAATGAACTAAAGAGAAGCTAAAACTAATGGACAAACCACAAGTGATTTGCCCATGAGAGGGGGATAACGAGTTTCATCCATTCTAACTTTTCATAGATATAGTTAATTTCAATTACAGGCATCTATACATAACTCAGCTTGTCAGTTTGATCGGGCTATTTTACCTCTGTAATGAATAGAGATTGTGTATACTTATATGATGTTAGATTTACTTCACTCTTACTCGTCAACTTTCTGGTAACACGGCAAGGGTATTCAAATCTTATGTGCGGTTGTCATTCTCCGTTGGAAATCACTGGTTTGATCTTCTTTATATAAAGTCCTAAAATGCGTTCTGAGGGAAAGTTGGCCTCTTGATGCGAGGGAATTGTAACTTGTGGGATTTGAAGAAGCATCTTGTTTTGTGCTTGCCTTGGGAAGTTATCCAATGACGGAAGGTGGGATAATGTGAAAAATGAGGATTTGGTGGAGGTTTCATCTTTTTTCCACATCTGGCTACTGCCCTTAAAAGGGACTTCTCTTTTGTTAACTGACTTAATATGTTGTGCTTAAGAAATATATATAAAGATTCTGTTTGATCATCCTCCCAAGTACAAAATCTGCACTCTGCATTCTGGTAATTTGTTTCTCCTAGTCATGAgctcataaattttattttactacTTACCTCTGGAGCGTCTAGGAACCCGGGGTGGTGGGGCGGCGGAGAAGATTTATCATCAGTTCACTGTTATGTATTTGCTGGTTGGATTTCATCAGTTGTATGGGATGGGGTGAAGTACAGAGTTGGGCGTTCTTTTTGCCTCTCATGTGGCTTTCATATGTGAGCTGTTGTTTCTTTGCCTTGTCTGTTAGTTTTCTTCGAAGAATTG from Nicotiana tomentosiformis chromosome 11, ASM39032v3, whole genome shotgun sequence encodes:
- the LOC104106297 gene encoding uncharacterized protein; amino-acid sequence: MGLMSGVSGGMLIGLVVFSVLWVVRRESFSHKISSPGLFVGILCIAKRGFQFRSFDSLSHSASSQKEQRISIGSHGYKDEELGEKAREAKQRLDHKLRRTSKEERVNDVENGQVESNTLQKNSEMLRLKQNGIKTFSRVVKQWKDSEKYECTICLDQFKVGDNLMHLQCDHKFHSCCLVPWLENHAYCPCCRVEIVT